The proteins below are encoded in one region of Micromonospora pisi:
- the mnhG gene encoding monovalent cation/H(+) antiporter subunit G yields MLSGAFMVAGALLSLAAGIGVVRFPDVLSRMHAATKPQILGLLLILIGVGLRLRTGAEVATLVLVGVFQLATAPVAAQMVGRAAYRSGRHRPDLLVVDELADAAPTTPDS; encoded by the coding sequence ATGCTCTCGGGAGCCTTCATGGTCGCCGGAGCACTGCTCAGCCTCGCCGCCGGGATCGGCGTGGTGCGCTTCCCGGACGTGCTCTCCCGGATGCACGCGGCGACCAAGCCGCAGATCCTCGGGCTGCTGCTGATCCTGATCGGAGTGGGGTTGCGGCTGCGTACCGGTGCGGAGGTCGCCACCCTGGTCCTGGTCGGCGTGTTCCAGTTGGCGACCGCGCCGGTGGCCGCCCAGATGGTGGGGCGGGCGGCCTACCGCTCCGGCCGCCACCGTCCGGACCTGCTGGTGGTGGACGAACTCGCCGACGCCGCACCCACCACCCCCGACTCGTAA
- a CDS encoding ATP-dependent helicase, with protein sequence MAEVLEQFGVATREWFAAAFAAPTPAQAGAWRSVGAGRNALVVAPTGSGKTLAAFLWSLDQLARGPLPDDPRHRCRVLYVSPLKALAVDVERNLRTPLAGIRQAATRLGLPPPEITVGMRTGDTPADERRAFARVPPDILITTPESLFLLLTSAARDSLRGVQTVIVDEVHAVAATKRGAHLALSLERLDALLPRPAQRIGLSATVRPIDATARFLAGARPVDVVQPRTPKTIEVTVEVPVEDMTRLDERDPQTDEELGTPRRASIWPAVEERVFALIQAHHSTIVFTNSRRGAERFCARLNELAAEQAAAPPTPADGPTADPPAFPAGPPRTTPAAPAERLPAEIMAQSGAATGAPPVIARAHHGSVSREERKHIEEALKSGQLPAVVATSSLELGIDMGAVDLVVQIEAPPSVAAGLQRVGRAGHQVGAVSRGVVFPKHRGDLISCAVVAQRMGDGAIEELHYPRNPLDVLAQQIIAMVALDEWRLPDLAALVRRAAPFAELPDSALHAVLDMLSGRYPSTAFAELRPRLVWDRGTDLLTGRPGAQRLAVTSGGTIPDRGLFGVFLAGAERAARVGELDEEMVYESRIGDVFLLGSSSWRIEDITPDRVLVSPAPGQAARMPFWKGDSLGRPIELGRAIGARLRALVRQDDETAAASLREGGLDAWAAGNLIAYLREQREATRALPDDRTVLVERFRDELGDWRLTVHSVLGARVNGPWALAIGRRLAERYGVDAQVVPSDDGIVVRLPDTADEPPGADLVGFDPDEIGQLVQEAVGGSAMFAARFRECAARALLLPRRDPRRRQPLWQQRQRAAQLLDVAREYADFPITLEAARECLQDVFDVPALVGLMRDLAARKIRLVEVETTQPSPFARSLLFGYVGAFLYEGDAPLAERRAAALALDSALLGELLGRVDLRELLDPGVVAETERQLQWLTEQRRPRDAEDLVELLRLLGDRSEAELVERGAQPEWLTELEASRRVLRVRIAGTERWIGVEDAGRFRDALGVALPVGVAQAYLEPVVDPLGDLVARFARTHGPFAAATCAARFGLGVFVVEQALRRLAATGQVVSGEFSPNGTGTEWCGAEVLRLLRRRSLAALRREIEPVPPRTLATFLPRWQQVGGNARGVEAVAAAIEQLQGVAVPASALESLILPARVADYSPAYLDELCASGEVTWAGTGAIGGADGWVSLAYADAAPLLLPAPDPAVALTPLHQAVLDALGDGQALFFRALADRVGATDDDPLVAAVWELAWAGWLTNDTIAPLRALLGGRGAHRARPGAPRTRYRRPGRPVLPARGGPPAVAGRWSRLPERDTDPTRRAAALADLLLERHGLVTRGAVAAEGVTGGFAAVYPVLVAMEERGAARRGYFVEGLGAAQFAVPGAVDRLRALAEPDDGRRRSAGAAVVLAATDPANPYGAALPWPERVVDTGDGERGTSGHRAGRKAGALVILVAGGLALYVERGGRTLLSFTDNEESLRLAAKALADAVHSGALGALSVERADGEAVHSSPLAAALTAAGFRATPRGLRLRG encoded by the coding sequence ATGGCCGAGGTGCTGGAACAGTTCGGGGTGGCGACGCGGGAATGGTTCGCCGCCGCGTTCGCCGCACCCACCCCGGCCCAGGCCGGGGCCTGGCGTTCGGTCGGCGCCGGCCGCAACGCCCTCGTCGTCGCGCCGACCGGATCCGGCAAGACCCTCGCCGCCTTCCTCTGGTCCCTGGACCAACTGGCCCGTGGCCCACTCCCGGACGATCCCCGGCACCGCTGCCGGGTGCTCTACGTCAGCCCGTTGAAGGCGCTCGCCGTCGACGTCGAGCGCAACCTGCGCACCCCGCTCGCCGGCATCCGGCAGGCCGCCACCCGACTGGGACTCCCCCCGCCCGAGATCACCGTGGGGATGCGTACCGGTGACACCCCGGCCGACGAGCGGCGGGCGTTCGCGCGTGTCCCACCGGACATCCTCATCACCACCCCCGAGTCGCTCTTCCTGCTGCTGACCTCGGCCGCCCGGGACTCCCTGCGCGGGGTGCAGACGGTGATCGTCGACGAGGTGCACGCGGTCGCCGCCACCAAACGCGGCGCCCACCTGGCGCTCTCCCTCGAACGCCTCGACGCGCTGCTGCCCCGACCGGCCCAGCGGATCGGGCTCTCCGCCACGGTCCGCCCGATCGACGCCACCGCCCGCTTCCTCGCCGGGGCCCGACCCGTGGACGTGGTGCAGCCCCGCACCCCGAAGACCATCGAGGTGACCGTCGAGGTCCCGGTCGAGGACATGACCCGGCTCGACGAACGCGATCCACAAACCGACGAAGAACTCGGCACCCCCCGCCGCGCCTCGATCTGGCCGGCGGTCGAGGAACGGGTCTTCGCACTGATCCAGGCCCACCACTCGACCATCGTCTTCACCAACTCCCGGCGCGGTGCGGAACGCTTCTGCGCCCGACTCAACGAACTCGCCGCCGAGCAGGCCGCCGCGCCACCCACCCCGGCCGACGGACCGACCGCTGACCCGCCCGCGTTCCCCGCCGGGCCGCCCCGCACCACCCCCGCCGCGCCGGCCGAGCGGCTGCCAGCGGAGATCATGGCCCAGTCCGGCGCGGCCACCGGCGCCCCACCGGTGATCGCCCGCGCCCACCACGGCAGCGTCTCGCGAGAGGAACGCAAACACATCGAGGAGGCGCTCAAGAGCGGGCAGCTTCCGGCCGTGGTCGCCACCTCCAGCCTGGAACTCGGCATCGACATGGGCGCCGTCGACCTGGTGGTGCAGATCGAGGCACCCCCGAGCGTCGCCGCCGGCCTGCAACGGGTCGGCCGGGCCGGACACCAGGTCGGCGCGGTCTCCCGGGGAGTCGTCTTCCCCAAGCACCGCGGCGACCTGATCTCCTGCGCGGTGGTCGCGCAACGGATGGGCGACGGGGCGATCGAGGAACTGCACTACCCGCGCAACCCACTGGACGTACTGGCCCAGCAGATCATCGCGATGGTCGCGCTGGACGAGTGGCGGCTGCCCGACCTCGCCGCCCTGGTCCGCCGCGCCGCGCCCTTCGCCGAACTGCCCGACTCCGCCCTGCACGCGGTGCTGGACATGCTCTCCGGGCGCTACCCGTCGACCGCCTTCGCCGAACTGCGACCCCGGCTGGTCTGGGACCGGGGCACCGACCTGCTCACCGGCCGCCCCGGCGCCCAACGGCTCGCCGTCACCAGCGGCGGCACCATCCCCGACCGGGGCCTGTTCGGGGTCTTCCTCGCCGGGGCCGAACGAGCCGCCCGGGTCGGCGAGCTGGACGAGGAGATGGTCTACGAGTCGCGCATCGGTGACGTCTTCCTCCTCGGCTCCTCCTCCTGGCGGATCGAGGACATCACCCCGGACCGGGTGCTGGTCTCCCCCGCCCCCGGGCAGGCCGCCCGGATGCCGTTCTGGAAGGGCGACAGCCTCGGCCGCCCGATCGAACTGGGCCGGGCCATCGGCGCCCGACTCCGCGCCCTGGTACGCCAGGACGACGAGACGGCCGCCGCGAGCCTGCGCGAGGGCGGGCTGGACGCCTGGGCGGCCGGCAACCTGATCGCGTACCTGCGCGAACAACGCGAGGCGACCCGGGCACTGCCCGACGACCGGACCGTCCTGGTCGAGCGCTTCCGCGACGAACTCGGCGACTGGCGGCTGACCGTGCACTCCGTCCTCGGTGCCCGGGTCAACGGCCCCTGGGCGCTCGCCATCGGCCGTCGGCTGGCCGAACGGTACGGGGTGGACGCCCAGGTCGTACCGAGCGACGACGGCATCGTGGTGCGGCTGCCCGACACCGCCGACGAGCCGCCCGGAGCGGACCTGGTCGGCTTCGACCCGGACGAGATCGGGCAACTGGTGCAGGAGGCGGTGGGCGGCTCGGCCATGTTCGCCGCCCGGTTCCGGGAGTGCGCCGCCCGGGCCCTGCTGCTGCCCCGACGCGACCCGCGTCGCCGGCAACCCCTCTGGCAGCAGCGGCAACGCGCCGCGCAGCTACTCGACGTGGCCCGCGAGTACGCCGACTTCCCGATCACCCTGGAAGCGGCCCGCGAATGCCTCCAGGACGTCTTCGACGTACCGGCGCTGGTCGGGCTGATGCGCGACCTGGCCGCCCGGAAGATCCGGCTGGTCGAGGTGGAGACCACCCAACCGTCGCCGTTCGCCCGCTCACTGCTCTTCGGTTACGTCGGCGCCTTCCTCTACGAGGGCGACGCGCCGCTGGCCGAACGCCGGGCCGCCGCGCTCGCCCTCGACTCGGCCCTGCTCGGCGAACTGCTCGGCCGTGTCGACCTACGGGAACTGCTGGACCCCGGGGTGGTCGCCGAGACCGAGCGACAGTTGCAGTGGCTGACCGAGCAACGCCGTCCGCGTGACGCCGAGGACCTGGTCGAACTGCTCCGGCTCCTCGGCGACCGCAGCGAGGCCGAGCTGGTCGAACGCGGTGCCCAACCGGAGTGGCTGACCGAACTGGAGGCGAGCCGGCGGGTTCTGCGGGTCCGGATCGCCGGTACGGAGCGCTGGATCGGGGTCGAGGACGCCGGCCGGTTCCGGGACGCGCTCGGGGTGGCGCTGCCGGTCGGTGTCGCGCAGGCGTACCTGGAGCCGGTCGTCGACCCGCTCGGCGACCTGGTCGCCCGGTTCGCCCGTACGCACGGTCCGTTCGCGGCGGCCACCTGCGCCGCCCGGTTCGGGCTCGGTGTCTTCGTGGTGGAGCAGGCGCTGCGCCGACTCGCGGCGACCGGACAGGTGGTCTCCGGCGAGTTCTCGCCCAACGGCACCGGCACCGAGTGGTGCGGAGCCGAGGTGCTGCGGCTGCTCCGGCGCCGCTCCCTGGCCGCGTTGCGGCGGGAGATCGAACCGGTGCCGCCCCGGACCCTGGCCACCTTCCTGCCTCGCTGGCAGCAGGTCGGCGGCAACGCCCGGGGCGTGGAGGCGGTCGCCGCCGCGATCGAACAGTTGCAGGGCGTCGCCGTACCCGCCTCCGCCCTGGAGAGCCTGATCCTGCCCGCCCGGGTCGCCGACTACTCCCCGGCGTACCTGGACGAACTCTGCGCCAGCGGCGAGGTGACCTGGGCCGGAACCGGGGCGATCGGCGGCGCCGACGGTTGGGTCAGCCTCGCGTACGCGGACGCGGCACCGCTGCTGCTGCCGGCACCCGACCCGGCAGTCGCCCTCACCCCGCTGCACCAGGCGGTGCTCGACGCACTCGGCGACGGGCAGGCGCTCTTCTTCCGGGCGTTGGCCGACCGGGTCGGCGCCACGGACGACGATCCGCTGGTCGCCGCCGTCTGGGAACTCGCCTGGGCCGGCTGGCTCACCAACGACACCATCGCCCCGCTGCGGGCACTGCTCGGCGGACGGGGTGCGCACCGGGCCCGCCCCGGTGCTCCCCGCACCCGCTACCGGCGCCCGGGGCGGCCGGTGCTGCCGGCCCGGGGCGGCCCGCCGGCGGTCGCCGGCCGCTGGTCCCGCCTCCCCGAGCGGGACACCGACCCCACCCGGCGGGCCGCGGCGCTGGCCGACCTGCTGTTGGAACGGCACGGACTGGTGACCCGGGGCGCGGTCGCCGCCGAGGGCGTGACCGGTGGCTTCGCCGCCGTCTACCCGGTGCTGGTGGCGATGGAGGAACGGGGTGCGGCCCGGCGCGGCTACTTCGTCGAGGGACTCGGCGCGGCCCAGTTCGCCGTACCGGGGGCGGTGGACCGGCTGCGTGCGCTGGCCGAGCCGGACGATGGCCGTCGCCGGTCGGCTGGGGCGGCGGTGGTGCTCGCCGCGACCGACCCGGCCAACCCGTACGGCGCGGCCCTGCCCTGGCCGGAACGGGTGGTCGACACCGGTGACGGCGAGCGCGGTACGAGCGGGCACCGGGCCGGGCGCAAGGCCGGTGCGCTGGTCATCCTGGTCGCTGGTGGACTGGCCCTGTACGTCGAACGCGGTGGCCGTACCCTGCTCTCCTTCACCGACAATGAGGAGTCGCTGCGCCTGGCGGCCAAGGCGCTCGCCGACGCGGTGCACTCCGGGGCGCTCGGCGCCCTGTCGGTGGAGCGGGCCGACGGCGAGGCGGTGCACTCCTCACCGCTGGCGGCGGCGCTCACCGCCGCCGGTTTCCGTGCCACCCCACGCGGTCTGCGCCTACGTGGCTGA
- a CDS encoding Na+/H+ antiporter subunit A, producing the protein MLVLLSLHLALALIAPLLVRWWGRRACYPLALAPAATFGWAVAQTGTVRDGGSVTETYGWVSQLHLELALRVDTLSWLMLLLVGGVGALVLVYCAHYFAADSPGLGRFAATFVGFAGAMLGLVVTDNLVLLYVFWELTTVCSYLLIGQHPEKWASRRAASQALVVTSVGGLAMLIGLIMLGEHAGTYRISELGDAPLPTGGSLTAVVVLILVGALTKSAIFPVSFWLPAAMAAPTPVSAYLHAAAMVKAGVYLVALLAPLLATATPWRPMTLVAGIVTMLAGGWAALRQTDLKLLLAYGTVSQLGLLFILTGAGTRDAALAGTAMLLAHALFKSALFLVVGIVDHGAGTRELPSLSGLWRRMPLVCAAAVLAAASMAGLPPLIGFVAKEALFEAFRHNPLLLATLVAGATLTVAYSLRFLWGAFAGKTGQPPTPTRPVAPTMLAPVALLALAGLVTGVLAGPVDILLVPYAGRFGPGKYHLGIWHGPGLAVGLSLLALVGGGLLFALRDRLAPIITRLHSPFDGAAAYERITYWLDRVAVEVTGATQRGSLPQYLGTILVVLVVVPGGALLLGSPWPERITLWQSPVQLVIAGVLATAAILTVRARRRLTAMILVGVTGYGTAMMFVLNGAPDLALTQFLVETVSIVMFVLVLRRLPANFSARPLRRSRWLRVAIGTAVGLVMTGLALAAAGGRQAVPISVDFAELAVSYGHGRNIVNVTLVDIRAWDTMGEIAVLVVAATGVASLIFQRPRAGPGPRRPNVGRRAHSRSDRRRERVWLRAGPTLRDRRRSIVFEVVTRLIFHTIVLFSLYLVFSGHNAPGGGFSGGLVAGLALAVRYFAGGRYELDEAAPVDAGLVLGAGLFVSVGAGVLALLLGVDVLQSAVVDLVLPVVGEVHLVTSLFFDLGVYLIVVGLVLDVLRSLGAEVDRQIEAGIGPETELEPLRERELT; encoded by the coding sequence ATGCTGGTGCTGCTGAGCCTCCACCTCGCGCTGGCGCTGATCGCGCCACTGCTCGTCCGTTGGTGGGGTCGCCGCGCCTGCTACCCGCTGGCGCTCGCCCCGGCGGCCACCTTCGGCTGGGCGGTGGCGCAGACCGGTACGGTCCGCGACGGCGGCTCGGTGACCGAGACGTACGGCTGGGTCAGCCAACTCCACCTGGAACTGGCGCTGCGCGTCGACACGCTCTCCTGGCTGATGCTCCTCCTGGTCGGCGGAGTCGGCGCGCTGGTGCTGGTCTACTGCGCCCACTACTTCGCCGCCGACTCCCCGGGACTCGGCCGCTTCGCCGCCACCTTCGTCGGCTTCGCCGGTGCCATGCTCGGTCTGGTCGTCACCGACAACCTGGTCCTGCTCTACGTCTTCTGGGAACTGACCACGGTCTGCTCCTACCTCCTGATCGGTCAGCACCCGGAGAAGTGGGCCAGCCGTCGGGCCGCCTCCCAGGCCCTCGTCGTCACCAGCGTCGGCGGACTCGCCATGCTGATCGGCCTGATCATGCTGGGCGAGCACGCCGGCACGTACCGGATCTCCGAACTGGGCGACGCGCCGCTGCCGACCGGCGGCTCCCTCACCGCCGTCGTGGTGCTGATCCTGGTCGGCGCGTTGACCAAGTCGGCGATCTTCCCGGTCAGCTTCTGGCTGCCGGCGGCGATGGCCGCCCCCACCCCGGTCAGCGCCTACCTGCACGCGGCGGCCATGGTCAAGGCCGGCGTCTACCTGGTCGCACTGCTCGCCCCGCTGTTGGCCACCGCCACACCCTGGCGGCCGATGACGCTCGTGGCCGGGATTGTCACCATGCTCGCCGGGGGCTGGGCCGCGCTGCGCCAGACCGACCTGAAGCTGCTGCTGGCGTACGGCACGGTCAGCCAACTGGGACTGCTGTTCATCCTCACCGGTGCGGGGACCCGGGACGCCGCCCTGGCCGGCACCGCGATGCTGCTCGCCCACGCCCTGTTCAAGTCGGCGCTCTTCCTCGTCGTCGGCATCGTCGACCACGGCGCCGGCACCCGCGAACTGCCCTCGCTCTCCGGGCTCTGGCGACGGATGCCGCTGGTCTGCGCCGCCGCCGTACTCGCCGCCGCGTCGATGGCCGGGCTGCCGCCGCTGATCGGTTTCGTCGCGAAGGAGGCGTTGTTCGAGGCGTTCCGGCACAACCCGCTCCTGCTCGCCACCCTGGTCGCCGGCGCCACCCTGACCGTCGCCTACAGCCTGCGCTTCCTCTGGGGCGCGTTCGCCGGCAAGACCGGCCAGCCGCCGACCCCGACCCGACCGGTGGCGCCGACCATGCTCGCCCCGGTCGCACTGCTCGCCCTGGCCGGGCTGGTGACGGGAGTGCTGGCCGGGCCGGTCGACATCCTGCTCGTCCCGTACGCCGGGCGGTTCGGCCCGGGGAAGTACCACCTCGGGATCTGGCACGGGCCCGGCCTGGCGGTCGGCCTGTCCCTCCTCGCGCTCGTCGGCGGCGGGCTGCTCTTCGCGTTGCGCGACCGGTTGGCGCCGATCATCACCCGGCTGCACTCCCCGTTCGACGGTGCGGCCGCGTACGAGCGGATCACGTACTGGCTGGACCGGGTCGCGGTGGAGGTCACCGGCGCCACCCAGCGCGGCTCGCTGCCGCAGTACCTCGGCACCATCCTGGTGGTCCTGGTGGTCGTCCCGGGAGGCGCGCTGCTGCTCGGCAGCCCCTGGCCGGAACGGATCACGCTCTGGCAGAGCCCGGTGCAGTTGGTGATCGCCGGGGTGCTCGCCACCGCCGCCATACTCACCGTCCGGGCCCGCCGCAGGCTCACCGCGATGATCCTGGTCGGGGTCACCGGTTACGGCACCGCGATGATGTTCGTCCTCAACGGCGCGCCCGATCTCGCGCTCACCCAGTTCCTCGTCGAGACCGTCTCGATCGTGATGTTCGTCCTGGTCCTGCGCCGGCTCCCGGCCAACTTCTCGGCCCGGCCGCTGCGCCGCAGCAGGTGGCTGCGGGTCGCCATCGGTACGGCGGTCGGGCTGGTCATGACCGGACTAGCGCTCGCCGCGGCCGGCGGCCGGCAGGCGGTGCCGATCTCGGTCGACTTCGCCGAACTCGCCGTCTCGTACGGTCACGGCCGCAACATCGTCAACGTGACCCTGGTCGACATCCGGGCCTGGGACACGATGGGCGAGATCGCGGTGCTGGTGGTGGCGGCGACCGGGGTGGCGAGCCTGATCTTCCAGCGACCCCGGGCCGGTCCCGGCCCACGCCGGCCGAATGTGGGTCGACGTGCACACAGCCGCTCGGACCGTCGACGGGAACGGGTCTGGCTCCGGGCCGGACCGACGCTGCGGGACCGCCGCCGTTCGATCGTCTTCGAGGTGGTCACCCGGCTGATCTTCCACACCATCGTGCTCTTCTCGCTCTACCTGGTCTTCTCCGGGCACAACGCACCCGGCGGCGGGTTCAGCGGCGGGCTGGTCGCCGGGCTGGCCCTCGCCGTGCGCTACTTCGCCGGCGGCCGGTACGAGTTGGACGAGGCGGCGCCGGTCGACGCCGGCCTGGTGCTCGGCGCCGGGCTCTTCGTCTCGGTCGGCGCCGGTGTCCTGGCCCTGCTGCTCGGCGTCGACGTGCTGCAGAGCGCCGTGGTCGACCTGGTCCTGCCGGTGGTCGGCGAGGTGCACCTGGTCACGTCGCTCTTCTTCGACCTCGGCGTCTACCTGATCGTGGTCGGCCTGGTGCTGGACGTCCTGCGCAGCCTCGGCGCCGAGGTGGACCGGCAGATCGAGGCCGGAATTGGACCGGAAACGGAGCTGGAACCCTTGCGTGAGCGGGAGCTGACATGA
- a CDS encoding monovalent cation/H+ antiporter complex subunit F: protein MTVVVVIVTALLSAAALLALFRIVRGPSLLDRVVATDLLLAIIVGAVGTEAAVNRHATTLPILVVLAILGFATSVVVVRFAAREDS from the coding sequence ATGACCGTCGTCGTCGTGATCGTCACCGCGCTGCTCAGCGCCGCGGCGCTGCTGGCCCTGTTCCGGATCGTGCGCGGACCGTCCCTGCTGGACCGGGTGGTCGCCACCGACCTGCTGCTGGCCATCATCGTCGGCGCGGTCGGCACCGAGGCCGCGGTCAACCGGCACGCGACCACCCTGCCGATCCTGGTGGTCCTCGCCATCCTCGGCTTCGCCACCTCGGTCGTCGTGGTCCGGTTCGCCGCCCGGGAGGACTCGTGA
- a CDS encoding Na(+)/H(+) antiporter subunit C, whose amino-acid sequence MIPNLVQALAVGVLFGAGVTLLLERSLTRVLLGVIMLGNGVNLLILLGGRSGDPPIVGVVPEAAMSDPLPQAMVLTAIVITLGITAFLLAVAYRSWQLFGHDEVQDDLEDQRIMVLAERDEVTGADERVADADDGPDPEQVPGPAGPFTRPDPANPGGTGPAPADGRPPAGPRRSGGAR is encoded by the coding sequence ATGATCCCCAACCTGGTACAGGCGTTGGCTGTCGGCGTGCTCTTCGGCGCGGGCGTCACCCTCCTGCTGGAACGCAGCCTGACCCGGGTACTGCTCGGCGTCATCATGCTCGGCAACGGGGTCAACCTGCTCATCCTGCTCGGCGGTCGGTCCGGGGATCCGCCGATCGTCGGGGTTGTGCCGGAGGCGGCGATGAGCGACCCGCTGCCCCAGGCGATGGTGCTCACCGCGATCGTGATCACCCTCGGCATCACCGCGTTCCTGCTGGCGGTCGCGTACCGCAGTTGGCAGTTGTTCGGGCACGACGAGGTCCAGGACGACCTGGAGGACCAGCGGATCATGGTGCTCGCCGAGCGGGACGAGGTGACCGGCGCGGACGAGCGGGTCGCGGATGCGGACGACGGCCCCGATCCGGAGCAGGTGCCGGGCCCGGCAGGTCCGTTCACCCGCCCGGACCCCGCCAATCCCGGCGGCACTGGGCCCGCCCCGGCCGATGGCCGGCCGCCGGCTGGTCCGCGCCGCTCCGGAGGCGCCCGATGA
- a CDS encoding Na+/H+ antiporter subunit D → MRHLVPLPVVVPLLAAALTLVLARYPVIQRMVSVTALAGTLAVAIVLLVLATREGPLVVYIGGWPAPVGIVLVADQLSALMLVVSAAVTLCVLLYSIGEGRADGHEASPVTIYHPTYLVLTAGVTNAFLSGDLFNLFVGFEMLLAASYVLITLSGTGVRIRGGTTYVVVSLLSSMIFLSAIGLIYAATGTLNLAQLAGRLDALPAELRLVLHLMLLLAFGIKAAVFPLSAWLPDSYPTAPAPVTAVFAGLLTKVGVYAIIRTETLLFPDGQVDDLLLIVALLTMVIGILGAVAQSDIKRLLSFTLLSHIGYMIFGVALTSLAGLSGAIFYVVHHITVQTTLFLATGLVERRGGSTNLDRLGGLARVAPLLGILFLVPALNLAGIPPFSGFLGKLGLLQAGIAAGGLLPWLLVIGGTLTSLLTLYATMKVWNLAFWRAPRLADPDAPARLSPIMVGATLALVALGVGLTVVAGPLYRISTDAADDLRQRTPYVEAVFPVSVR, encoded by the coding sequence ATGAGGCACCTGGTTCCGTTGCCGGTGGTCGTCCCGCTGCTGGCCGCCGCGTTGACCCTGGTCCTGGCCCGCTACCCGGTCATCCAGCGGATGGTCAGCGTCACCGCGCTCGCCGGTACGCTCGCCGTCGCGATCGTGCTGCTGGTGCTCGCCACCAGGGAGGGCCCGCTGGTGGTGTACATCGGCGGCTGGCCGGCGCCGGTCGGCATCGTGCTCGTCGCCGACCAGCTCTCCGCGCTGATGCTGGTGGTCTCCGCCGCGGTGACCCTCTGCGTGCTGCTCTACTCCATCGGCGAGGGTCGGGCGGACGGGCACGAGGCGAGCCCGGTGACCATCTACCACCCGACGTACCTGGTCCTGACCGCTGGCGTGACCAACGCCTTCCTCTCCGGGGACCTGTTCAACCTCTTCGTCGGCTTCGAGATGCTGCTGGCCGCGAGCTACGTACTCATCACCCTGAGCGGGACCGGGGTGCGGATCCGTGGCGGTACGACGTACGTGGTGGTCAGCCTCCTCTCCTCGATGATCTTTCTCAGCGCGATCGGGCTGATCTACGCCGCCACCGGCACGCTCAACCTGGCCCAACTCGCCGGCCGGCTCGACGCCCTCCCGGCGGAACTCCGGCTGGTCCTGCACCTGATGCTGCTGCTCGCCTTCGGGATCAAGGCGGCGGTCTTCCCTCTCTCGGCCTGGCTGCCGGACAGCTACCCGACCGCACCGGCCCCGGTCACCGCGGTCTTCGCCGGCCTGCTCACCAAGGTCGGCGTCTACGCGATCATCCGTACCGAGACGCTGCTCTTCCCGGACGGGCAGGTGGACGACCTGCTGCTGATCGTCGCTCTGCTCACCATGGTGATCGGCATTCTCGGCGCGGTGGCCCAGTCGGACATCAAACGGCTGCTCTCCTTCACCCTGCTCAGCCACATCGGATACATGATTTTCGGGGTGGCGCTGACCTCGCTGGCCGGGCTCTCCGGGGCGATCTTCTACGTGGTGCACCACATCACCGTGCAGACCACCCTCTTCCTCGCCACCGGCCTGGTCGAGCGGCGCGGCGGCAGCACCAACCTCGACCGGCTGGGCGGGCTGGCCCGGGTGGCGCCGCTACTCGGCATCCTGTTCCTCGTACCCGCGCTCAACCTCGCCGGCATACCGCCCTTCTCCGGCTTCCTCGGCAAGCTCGGCCTGCTCCAGGCCGGGATCGCCGCCGGGGGTCTGCTGCCCTGGCTGCTGGTGATCGGCGGCACCCTCACCAGCCTGCTGACCCTCTACGCGACGATGAAGGTCTGGAACCTCGCCTTCTGGCGGGCACCCCGACTCGCCGACCCGGACGCGCCGGCCCGGCTGTCGCCGATCATGGTGGGGGCCACCCTCGCCCTGGTCGCGCTCGGCGTCGGGCTCACCGTGGTCGCCGGGCCGCTCTACCGGATCAGCACCGACGCGGCGGACGACCTGAGACAACGTACGCCGTACGTGGAGGCGGTCTTCCCGGTGAGTGTCCGATGA
- a CDS encoding Na+/H+ antiporter subunit E: MSAPPPATTGRAVTSRGRWRDQLVTVIWLVLVWNLLWGEFTWGNVLGGTLVALVVLIFFPLPRVTFDGRIRPVAVLRFVGRFLFELVTASCQVALVAVRPGAAPRSAIIAVPLRVGSDLNLALTAEALSLVPGTLIVEAVRSTGTLYVHVLDVRDTVDVERARRDVLALERRIIRATGSAAELRLVNAPGPFSDPPVPGPPAPGPSPHGPASGEPPTERTDEGASE, encoded by the coding sequence ATGAGCGCCCCACCTCCAGCCACCACCGGCCGGGCGGTGACGAGCCGGGGCCGGTGGCGCGACCAACTCGTCACCGTGATCTGGCTGGTGCTGGTCTGGAACCTGCTGTGGGGGGAGTTCACCTGGGGGAACGTGCTCGGCGGCACGCTGGTGGCGCTGGTCGTACTGATCTTCTTCCCGCTGCCCCGGGTGACCTTCGACGGTCGGATCCGGCCGGTCGCGGTGCTCCGTTTCGTCGGCCGGTTCCTCTTCGAGCTGGTCACCGCGAGCTGCCAGGTCGCCCTCGTCGCGGTACGGCCGGGTGCGGCACCGCGCAGCGCGATCATCGCCGTACCGCTGCGGGTGGGGTCGGACCTGAACCTGGCGCTCACCGCCGAGGCACTCTCCCTGGTCCCGGGCACCCTCATCGTCGAGGCGGTACGCAGCACCGGCACGCTCTACGTACACGTGCTCGACGTACGCGACACGGTCGACGTCGAGCGGGCCCGGCGGGACGTACTCGCCCTGGAACGAAGGATCATCCGGGCCACCGGGTCCGCCGCCGAACTGCGCCTGGTGAACGCTCCGGGCCCGTTCTCCGACCCGCCCGTTCCCGGCCCGCCCGCTCCCGGCCCGTCACCGCACGGGCCGGCGTCCGGCGAACCACCGACCGAACGTACCGATGAAGGAGCGTCCGAATGA